In a genomic window of Ipomoea triloba cultivar NCNSP0323 chromosome 3, ASM357664v1:
- the LOC116013632 gene encoding putative glucose-6-phosphate 1-epimerase gives MATISMSVTWSASPLTSPKLRRVNRYSRMAFASGNKESPCLGVKVTEGLGNLPKVVLTSPGSEAELYLFGACITSWKVGNKDLLFVRPDAVFNGQKPISGGIPHCFPQFGPGQIQQHGFARNVDWSLVNSENVEGNPVITVELKDGPYSRSMWDYSFQALYKVTLDEKTLSTEFRVTNTDQKPFSFTTALHTYFRGSIGSVSVRGLKGCKTLNKHPDPKNPVEGNEERDVVTFPGFVDCVYLESPNELQLDNGLGDTISIKNTNWSDAVLWNPHLTMEACYKDFVCVENAKIGQVELEPNQSWTAVQHLSIP, from the exons ATGGCGACAATCTCCATGTCCGTGACGTGGTCTGCTTCTCCCCTAACCTCGCCCAAACTACGGCGAGTCAACCG GTATTCTAGAATGGCATTTGCGAGTGGGAACAAGGAGAGCCCTTGTTTGGGAGTGAAGGTTACTGAAGGGCTTGGGAATTTGCCCAAGGTTGTTTTGACTTCTCCTGGAAG TGAGGCGGAGCTATATTTGTTTGGAGCGTGTATTACATCGTGGAAAGTAGGCAATAAAGATCTCCTTTTTGTTCGGCCAGATGCTGTATTCAATGGGCAAAAACCAATCAG TGGAGGAATACCACATTGTTTCCCGCAGTTTGGACCTGGTCAAATTCAGCAG CATGGATTTGCAAGGAATGTGGACTGGTCGCTTGTTAATTCTGAAAATGTTGAAGGAAATCCTGTTATTACTGTTGAGCTGAAGGATGGCCCCTATAGCCGTTCTATGTGGGATTATAGTTTCCAAGCTTTATACAAG GTTACTCTGGATGAGAAGACACTTTCTACAGAATTTAGAGTTACAAATACAGACCAAAAACCATTTTCTTTCACTACCGCCTTGCATACTTACTTCCGT GGTTCTATTGGGAGTGTGTCAGTTAGAGGCTTAAAGGGTTGTAAAACACTGAACAAACATCCCGATCCTAAAAATCCAGTGGAGGGTAACGAGGAAAG GGATGTTGTTACATTTCCTGGCTTTGTAGATTGCGTTTATCTCGAATCTCCTAATGAGTTACAGCTGGATAATGGTTTGGGTGACACAATAAGCATCAAGAATACGAA TTGGTCGGATGCTGTTCTGTGGAACCCACATCTTACAATGGAAGCGTGCTACAAAGATTTTGTTTGTGTTGAAAATGCCAAG ATTGGACAAGTTGAGTTAGAGCCGAACCAATCCTGGACTGCTGTGCAACATTTAAGTATTCCTTGA